In the Candidatus Binatia bacterium genome, one interval contains:
- the dapA gene encoding 4-hydroxy-tetrahydrodipicolinate synthase codes for MKLQGCMTALVTPFRNGAIDFEALERLVEAQVQAGVSALVPCGSTGEAATLTHEEHAEVVRRVVRFANGRVPVIAGTGSNSTAEAIALTQAAKQAGASAALLISPYYNKPTQEGIYQHYRAVAEATRFPLILYNIPGRTACKIEPATIARLSELEEIVGLKDSTGSLDELQDVLRLCGSRLSVLSGDDSLTLPILAVGGSGVISVASNLVPERCVAMVQAALDGDWDKARQLHFSLLPLYRALFLETNPIPIKAALSMVGLCSEELRLPLVPMSEPARSRLRAVLQDYDFRV; via the coding sequence ATGAAACTTCAAGGCTGTATGACAGCGCTGGTCACGCCATTCCGTAATGGCGCCATCGATTTCGAGGCCCTGGAGCGCCTGGTGGAAGCCCAAGTGCAAGCTGGGGTGAGCGCATTGGTACCATGTGGCAGCACCGGCGAAGCGGCCACGCTGACCCACGAGGAACACGCTGAAGTGGTTCGGAGGGTCGTGCGTTTTGCAAACGGGCGGGTGCCCGTAATCGCCGGGACTGGCTCAAACTCCACCGCCGAGGCAATTGCTCTTACACAAGCGGCAAAGCAAGCTGGCGCCAGCGCAGCCCTCTTAATTTCTCCCTACTACAACAAACCAACGCAAGAAGGCATCTACCAACATTACCGAGCCGTCGCGGAAGCAACGCGCTTTCCCTTGATCCTCTACAATATTCCCGGACGCACAGCGTGCAAGATTGAACCGGCAACCATAGCTCGCCTGAGTGAACTGGAGGAGATTGTTGGTCTCAAGGACTCGACCGGCTCGTTAGACGAGCTTCAGGACGTCCTTCGCTTGTGCGGAAGCCGACTTTCCGTCCTCAGCGGAGATGACTCTCTGACCCTGCCAATTTTGGCCGTCGGTGGGAGCGGCGTCATCTCTGTTGCCTCCAACTTAGTACCGGAGCGCTGCGTAGCCATGGTGCAAGCTGCCCTCGATGGGGATTGGGACAAAGCGCGCCAACTTCATTTTTCGTTGCTACCGCTATACCGTGCACTTTTTCTGGAAACGAATCCGATTCCTATCAAAGCGGCTCTCTCCATGGTTGGCCTATGCAGCGAGGAGTTGCGCCTGCCGTTGGTTCCCA
- the dapF gene encoding diaminopimelate epimerase has product MHGIANDYVYVDCFVQPKPDGAALARAVSPRRTGVGSDGVILILPSVTADCRMEMYNADGSRGEMCGNGIRCVGKYVYERGIAKRNPLRVETDAGVKTLFLSINNDDKVDAVTVDMGEPILDARSIPVALDRSPVLRYPLRVGNHEVQITAVSMGNPHCVLLVPDVATAPVHELGPVLEHHPLFPARVNVEFVAVTSPAELQMRVWERGSGETEACGTGACAAVVAASLLGVTGRKVDVQLRGGILRIEWRETDNHVYMTGPAEEVFEGELLWPRTAY; this is encoded by the coding sequence ATGCATGGGATTGCCAACGACTACGTCTATGTCGACTGCTTCGTGCAACCCAAACCCGACGGCGCGGCCCTAGCGCGCGCGGTGAGCCCACGCCGCACCGGCGTGGGCTCCGACGGGGTGATCCTCATTCTTCCTTCCGTCACGGCTGACTGCCGCATGGAAATGTACAACGCGGACGGTAGTCGCGGCGAAATGTGCGGAAACGGCATTCGCTGTGTGGGGAAATACGTCTACGAGCGCGGAATTGCGAAGAGAAACCCGTTGCGGGTGGAGACCGACGCTGGGGTCAAGACGCTCTTTCTGTCAATCAACAACGACGACAAAGTCGATGCTGTCACTGTGGACATGGGCGAACCGATTTTGGACGCGCGCTCGATTCCCGTAGCTTTGGATCGGTCGCCAGTGCTCCGTTACCCGTTGCGCGTGGGCAACCATGAAGTCCAAATTACTGCGGTCTCCATGGGCAACCCTCACTGCGTCCTCCTTGTTCCGGATGTGGCCACGGCACCGGTCCACGAATTGGGCCCAGTTCTCGAGCACCATCCGCTATTTCCGGCACGCGTGAACGTAGAGTTCGTTGCTGTCACCAGTCCAGCAGAGTTACAAATGCGGGTTTGGGAGCGCGGCTCCGGAGAAACAGAGGCCTGTGGCACAGGGGCTTGCGCCGCTGTGGTCGCCGCTTCGCTGCTCGGCGTAACCGGGCGGAAGGTGGACGTGCAGCTTCGTGGCGGTATCTTGCGAATCGAATGGCGCGAAACGGATAACCACGTATATATGACCGGCCCTGCCGAAGAAGTATTTGAAGGAGAACTTCTCTGGCCAAGAACCGCGTATTGA
- the lysA gene encoding diaminopimelate decarboxylase, with protein MTVDRNCWPWFTYRNGELLAEDVPLREIAESVGTPVYVYSSTALEHQIESLGNAFGSTPHLVCYSVKANSNLAILKTFANKGAGFDIVSGGELYRVERAGGDPSKVVYSGVGKTAEEISAALNAGILFFNVESLAELELIDTVAAAVGRRAPVALRINPDVDPKTHPYISTGLKKSKFGIPMAQALEAYRTAAGFSHLEIVGLDCHIGSQLTDVSPFREALTRMRELWEALQRRGYALQYIDVGGGLGIRYRDETPPSFESYAEVVTQSLKPFAGTIVLEPGRCLVGNAGVLLTRVHYLKSTGDKRFVIVDAAMNDLIRPALYGSYQEILPVQESAEGTTAVVDVVGPVCESGDFLARDRAMPHVKAGDLLAVMSAGAYGFVMASNYNTRPRPAEVLVRGEAFAVVRERETPADLVRGETFPEWIC; from the coding sequence ATGACTGTCGACCGAAATTGCTGGCCTTGGTTTACTTACCGAAATGGAGAGCTGCTGGCCGAAGATGTTCCTCTGCGCGAGATTGCCGAATCAGTCGGAACCCCTGTGTACGTATACAGCAGCACGGCGCTCGAGCACCAGATCGAGTCGCTCGGCAACGCCTTTGGTTCCACACCGCATTTGGTGTGCTACTCCGTCAAGGCAAACTCAAATCTCGCCATCTTAAAAACGTTTGCCAACAAGGGGGCAGGCTTCGACATCGTTTCCGGAGGCGAGCTCTATCGGGTTGAGCGTGCCGGCGGTGACCCGTCGAAGGTTGTCTACTCGGGGGTCGGGAAGACGGCCGAGGAGATTAGCGCCGCGTTAAACGCGGGGATCCTGTTCTTCAATGTAGAGTCGTTGGCCGAACTCGAATTAATCGACACGGTGGCGGCCGCGGTGGGGCGTCGCGCCCCAGTCGCGCTCCGCATCAATCCTGACGTCGACCCGAAAACCCATCCTTACATCTCCACCGGGCTGAAAAAGAGCAAGTTCGGAATTCCGATGGCGCAGGCCTTAGAAGCCTATCGCACGGCTGCGGGCTTCTCCCACTTGGAAATCGTAGGGTTAGATTGCCACATCGGCTCGCAGCTCACGGACGTTAGTCCTTTTCGAGAGGCACTCACGCGCATGCGTGAATTGTGGGAGGCGCTCCAGCGTCGCGGCTACGCGTTACAATACATCGACGTGGGCGGCGGTCTCGGCATCAGGTATCGGGACGAAACGCCCCCTTCGTTCGAGTCCTACGCCGAAGTCGTCACGCAATCACTGAAGCCATTCGCTGGTACCATTGTGCTGGAACCGGGACGGTGCTTAGTCGGGAATGCCGGGGTACTTCTCACCCGAGTACACTACTTAAAAAGCACGGGAGACAAACGGTTCGTCATCGTAGATGCAGCCATGAACGACCTCATCCGCCCTGCTTTGTACGGGTCCTACCAAGAGATCCTGCCCGTGCAAGAGTCCGCTGAAGGAACAACGGCTGTGGTCGACGTCGTTGGCCCAGTCTGTGAAAGCGGCGACTTCCTCGCCCGGGACCGAGCCATGCCACATGTTAAGGCCGGAGATTTGCTCGCAGTCATGAGCGCGGGAGCTTACGGGTTCGTAATGGCCTCTAATTACAACACCCGCCCACGGCCAGCCGAGGTTCTTGTTCGTGGTGAAGCTTTTGCTGTCGTGCGAGAACGGGAAACCCCCGCTGATCTCGTGCGCGGAGAAACTTTTCCCGAGTGGATTTGCTGA